A segment of the Triticum urartu cultivar G1812 chromosome 1, Tu2.1, whole genome shotgun sequence genome:
GGCACTGAGGCAGACAACGATGCATGTTTGTCAAAGAGGCCTCGGTTGGAGAGGCGGACAACAGGCATGGGCATCAAGGAAAACGAGGTGGCTGAAGaggtggaggaagaggagaggcagcgTTGGAAGCAATGGCCCCGGAGCTCCCACTCATAGAAATATTCATGGAGTTACGTGCGCAGAAGATCGTAGTCGTACCGGTGAGCTTAacaatgcaagttatgctagtacTTCCAAAGATGGTGAGGAGGCTGAGGTGGAATACCTTTTGAGGCACGCAGAGGGCTCCAAGGACGAAGTCCCATCCGATGAATTCGAGTTTAGCCAGCATCTCCAGCCCAATGTAGTCAAGTGATTTATGACGATTGTTTTAAGACCCCTCCAGTGAAGCATACGAAGGACAAGTTGAAAGTTGCGTCGACGTACAACAAAAGTCGAATGCGTGCTTGGCCAAAGAAGACGAAGAACggtgttagagcatctccaacgctGACCCGCAAATGGACACGACAAATGTCTGTTTTATGTTCGGATGTGGTCCGATCCGTAGACATGATACGGAAGAGAATCATCCAACGCTTTTCATAGATTAATCCTTATTTGTCCATTtgaggaagagagagagagaggagcggagaccatgcatgtgctaagagagaaaagagagaagaacCACATGGTGGTTTTTTTTGGTCAAGTAGTTGTCAAGACACACCGGTATAGTTTCCCCACATTTGTCTAGAATTTTCCAGAAAACGAACGTTGAGACCAGTTCGTGGATCGATGATGTCCTCACTGAATGACAAAAGTTAACATAAACACGGTCTGAACACCATAATCCATACATTACCGGAGTTTTGAGAGTCTTTTTCGGAGATACCCTTAGAAGTTAGAACATCTTCTACTCTCAGCATGTCATACCACCTAGCGCGCTCACATACTCCCCTTGCGAAGTAGTACCTACATAGCATGGTGGCATGGGCGTGTTGGAACGATCAGCCGAAAAAAAAAAACAATGACTGACATTTACTGATGGCTGTCCTTAATGTTTTCATGGTTTGCATACAAGGTTCATTTGTGTGTGACAAGCGAGGTAACATTTTCTTAACACAGTACGGACCCAAatgctcatatatacgcgcatacactcacACGAATATTTTATCTTTATAACCATCTTTGAGAGACTGATCCGACATGTAATTGACGGAAACGTCTCCTCTCACTGGACCCGTATCgtcaaaaattctgaaataaattcaggaTAAATGCGAGCATCAGAATTTGAACCCTGGTGACTTAGAGAtaccactgtcctcctaaccatccaaccacgaGTTGGTTCGCGCATGGCAACTTTCTTGCATTACAAATGATAAGCAGGAAATTTCTTGCGATACAAATTGTAAGTAATAAATAAAAAAGGCAGCTCGTTCTCCATTACAACTTCTCTTCATCTTACAAACAAACCATGCTTACAAAAGATACCAATACATTTGTTACTACTCCCTTCATCCCATAATACAAGATTGTTTCGTACGCTAAACTAGCTTACAAAACGATTTTATATTATGATATGGAGAGAATACTAAATACTGACATGGACCCTCCAGCCCCTCAAATACGTTGGTTTCTGTTGGGTTGTGTTTTCACAGTTTTGACTGGATCATAAGATAAATAAATTGATCTTTCCGTGATGTTTGAATGGATGGAAAAAAACCTTGTAAAACATATATAGCGCAAATGATCGTACAAAGCAAATAATCAACACAGAAACAATTTAGGCCCGATGAGCAGAAGGGTTTCCATGAAATGAACAGAGCTCTCCACCAGCTCCAATGCAGCTCACATTTATTTGTTCTATTTTTTAAACCACAAGAAGAGCTTTTATTGCAGTCTTCCCTTGCTGGTGCAGTAACATGGAGCCTTCATATATGTCCTACCTCGCTGTTCAGTTGTCGAGCAGCTTGAGCCTTGTTGACCTTTCGCTTGACCAGTACAAAAGCTGCAACGCTGATCATGGCCACGATTGCGACGGCACCAACTATCACGACGACAATGTTATCTTTTACCTTCTTCCCTGCAAACAAACATATACTTGTAAATTACACATGCCTTGCACATGAGTCCGGATAACTAAAGTACAAAAAACTAACAAAAGATCGCATTACTACATGTAAACATATAAATTCATGCCACATATGATGCACTACATGGTGTATATTTAGTTCTCATAGTTTATTTCGTTGACGAGAAAGTTATATCGAGAAAATGTTCAAAGGAAACATGCATGTATATATCACGCAAACGTTATTTGAAATATATCTCACACATTTCGCTTTCAAGTATTATGTAATGCTTTAGTAGATAATCATAAGAATAGCTACACTTCATATCCAAAGGCAAATGCACTTTATGAAAATTTAAATGCAAGTAATTTTCATACGGTTCTATAAAATGATAATTTTCATACTAACGAAGCATGGAAAATGAGATAAAGAGATAATATCTTCAATTTATTGGTTGAATAATTTATATGTTTTAACTAATATAATTTGCATATTAGTATAACTATTGTAGGTATTATATATTCTCAACGGTTTGATTTGAAGGCGCTATTTTATGGTCCCGTTGCAATGGTGAGGGCCTTTTGCTACTGCCattagtagtactccctccatccggaaatattTGTTggagaaatggatgtatctagacatagTTTAGTTCTACATACATTCATTATAATCCATtgctgcgacaagtaattccgaaaggagggagtattaattagcAGAAGACATGAAAGAAAATTAACTGGGGCTGGCGAGCTCACGTACGGATCCTTGCTCCTCTTCCCATGGGTGGCGCCAGAGGGGATCTCTCGAAGCGCATGGTGCAGTTGTAGCGGTGCAGCGACGACGCGCTGACCGGAATGCCTCGGGACCATTGGAGGCTGTCCGGCAAGGTCCGCGCCGACTTGTCCAGGCAGAGGGCGCAGTCCGCCGGAGCAACGTCCCTCGGGCACTGCGCCAGCGCGTGCACCGTGTCGCTGCCGCCGTTGGTCTGGCAGGTCGTGTTGGCCGTGGCTAGCATCCGCCCGGAGCTGTCGTTGGCGGCGCGTGGCACCAGGGACCGCGCCAGGGGGACGACCTCCTCCGCGTCGCAGGAGACGTCGTTGGACGAAGGGGACGCTCCGTAGAAGACGTCGTTGGCCTCTGCGGCTGTGGCGTTGCCGTCGGTGTAGGCCAGGAAGCACCCGTCGGTCCACACGGCGGCGCTCCGGTTGCCGTCGCAGGCGTCGAGGACTATCCCGGCGGACTGGGACAGGCAGTCGCGGCAGGACTCCGGCGGCGGCGAGTCGCCGAAGCAGAGGCCCCGGGCCGTGGCGAACGCGTGGCCACGGCCGGACCGGAGGGAGGCGAAGCCCGTCGGCGCGGCCGCCGACGGGAGGGCCGCCATGAGCGACCTCAGGTTGTCATCGAACGCGGTGCCTCTGGTGGTGGACGGCCCTGTGTTCACGGGGCAGTCGTACTCAAAGTATCCCCCGGTGATGTCCTTGGAGCTGCCGGCTGCACAGAACGCCGTCATggcggcgacgaggaggaggaggaggcattGGTGATCCGGTAGCGCCATGGCGTACAAGTTAAACAACGGCGCGCCGGCCGAAAACTACGCCGGTCGCTCGCTTGCCGTGCGATAGCGCACAATCCAGCGGACCGAGTTTGTCCCGCACAGGTTTGACTAGTCGCCCCACGTAACCCACATGTGCCTGGCCCACCACCTCCCCTCCCTTTTTTCTCTGTGgctctcttcttcctcccgcCCCTTCCTTCTTTTTTCTCCGCACAAGCACAGGAGGCGACCACCACGCTACCACACACACCCCGTCTCCACGCCATGACGAGATGTTACAACTGGTACGTAGCGGAGCTGGAACCGCACCCTGCAGAGCTGCATCCGTGTGCCAAAAAATTTGGGAGCCAATTGATGCACTAGACGCCCGTTTTGCTGCAACCATTGGCTTCTGGAGCTTGAACCAGTGTATGGCAGAGCTGGAACCGTGCCCGGCAGAGCTGCAACCTTGGGCAGAAGAAGCTGGATCCCGCCGAAGCACAAGTCTTTTTTTTTGTTGCAACCATCTACATTTTTGCTGGAAGCGACCATTCGATTTGCTCGGACCGTTCATGGCGACTTTCCTTTTTGCACGGCGGCGATGAATGCTACAACCATGGGTAGATGAAGCTTGCAACTGATGCCAACAAATGCTACAATCGTTTTGATAGAAGCTGCAACCAGAACGAAGACCGGCGACGATGAATGCTACAACCGCTGGATCGCGAGCTACAACCATATCATTTTTTGCTACAACCCGCAACCACGGAAGCTACATCCGGTTAACATTTTTGATACAATGGAGACGGCGGGCGATAGCTGTGAGCTTTTTTTGCTGGAACCCATATACTTTTTTGCTACAACCAACCAATTTTTTGCTACTGTCGGCATCCCGGTGGAGAGTACATTTTTTGTGAGGTCATCGCCGGAGTTACTCCGACCGGCGACCGGCGCCACCGAAAAGCTTGCGCCCGCTGCACCCCGAGCTGTGACGCGCTGCCACGAGGAGCTGCAACTATGGGAGGCACGCCGCTGCATGAGAGAGAGCCGTCTAGAAACACAGGAGACACTGGCGGCGAGGGCGATGACCGGCGGCGAGGGCGGTGACTGGCGGTGAGGGTGGTAGACGCCTCAGGCGTTGCTTCGACAGCGGGGCATGTCACTCGTCATGACGGGGGCAATGGGGATTTGTTTTTCTGTTGGAGAAGAAGATGCAGGGGGTTGGAGGAGTGGGATCGTGCGGCCAAAAAGGCTTCGATCGTACGACTGGGTCAGACCGGCCGAATCTTTCGGCCGGTGCGCCGGCGCGTATTACCCGCGGTTGACAATTGCGTGCGGCCAGATGGATGCAGGCCAATGTTGGAGTGGGTATCGCATGTTACCTTTCCTGTGAATCGAATCCAACGCACGTTCTTGCCGCAGCTTTGACTAGCCGTATATGTTGACTAGCTCTAACATTCAAAATGTCAAAATGTCGTTCAAGCTTGGTATTACTTTCTACTGATTTCAGAAAAATAATAATTAGAAATATGGTAAATTTTATTGACTTAAAAGGAAACATCAAGCAAGTACAAACACAAACACGATGGACATACATCTACATCGttaggatgcacacagccaacaTCAACACACACCCAAATAAATACATGAACAAATAGCAAAGTCATACACGACTCAAAGCTATTTCTTAACGAGGAAAAACAACAAAAATTCCGAAAGGCTCAAAACAAAACAGAGAACgacaaacaacaacaacaacaacaacaacaacaacaacaacaacaacaacaacaacaacaacaacaacaacaacaactatGACTACGACTACTACTATATGTGCACCAACCATCTCTTTGACACTATAAGAACAAACGTGGTTCTTCAACAACAACGCCTTTTGGAATGAAACAATGCTTAAGTGTCGCCGTGACCAGAACGAACCACCTAAAGTCGGATTCTAGGTTTCCACCGTGAAGAACATGTCCGAGCATATCCAATCAATACCTTGAACAAGTTAACGATGCAAAAACATCATCATTGTCAGGTATAACCAACTTGGCATAGACCTAGGGTTTTCACCCGGAGCTCGAGACCTGATACTCGTGAAGCACCACCAATTGGAGTCAATCATGTGCTGCATCCACCATTTTTTTCGCGATCCCAGCAACTACATGCATTGGGCTAAAAATCCCATCATTGCTGCGTCACAACTATATGCTCTGCATCAAGCCACCTTCCATAGATTGCATCTCACCATCGAAAGCAAACTGGCCAGAACGAGAGCTGTGAAAACCCACAGTGGAGCCTTCCAGCGGCATCCAGCAACCTCACCAGTATGAGCCGACGAAAGTGGCCACCAGATCTGGAGAGCAGAACCCTCACAAAGACTTTGGTGTTCACCATCATATGTAGGTCCATTGGTCAGTTGGTGTCACCACATTCAGATTTGTAAAAGATATCCTTCCAAATCAAATACACGACGGACACGTTTGTCAATCTGATCGGATGCAGCCACCAGCGGGAAAGGGAGCGACCGACCCCAACCCTCACGAGTAGCCGCCGCTGAGAGAGCCGCTTACGCCTCAGCACGGCCCTGGCAAGGCCGGCTTCGGCGCCTGAGCCATCATGTAGTAGCATGTGGTCCTGCCCGACATGGCAAGTAGTGGAGGCTGAGCTGCACCACGTCCGAAGGGCGCGTCGGAGGACTGGAGAGCAGCAATTGTAGCAGATCACGAGGTGGAGGGAAGCAGTTCGCCATTGAGGAACAAGTGCCCCGCCGTTTCCTTCCTTGGGGCTGGCCCGAGCTTCGCTGGTGGGCATCCTCCGGCTGTGGCGAGAGGTGGAAGGgtcgggggagggggaggggaggtggcggtAGCAGCTTAGGGTTTCTCCGCATCCCCTAGCCGTTGGGGAAGGAGATGCGGAGGGATTTTGTGTGTGGCTTCATTTCACAAATTTCCTAGTGTTGGAGGCTCTCACAACACCCCATAGGGTTGTGGGAGTGGACCGTTAAAGCCAAATAGTTTCCCAATTCATCCTTTTGCAGCAGCTCATCTCCGAAGAATGTTTTGGAAGTCAAAGAGATCTTCAATTAAGGTGCTAAGTTTGTAGTGGGTAATTGGTGGTATACGTTGTTCTGGTTCGCCAAATGGCTGGGTAATTCGCCTCTGTATGAAAAAATTCTAGACATCTTTGTCCTTGCTTCACAACCCAAAATCCGTGTTAATGAGGCTTTACATGAGAACCAAATTATCACCACCTTCAAGCACAACCTCAGCAACATGGAATCGGTCACTTAGGACCTTCGCTTCGCATGTCTCAAAAAAAAGAGTAGCTTCATCAAGAGTTGCTCCTGGCAATCTTTAACAACTATGACGTTGTATTTTAGGATCTTGAAGCATCGGGGTGCTTCTCCATGAAACCAGAATATGAGCGTCTGGTTCTGCGCTCTGCCATTCATCTCTAttcctaatggagcagttggtagtctcgctTCCAGGTTTTTTTTCGTCCCACCTTCCATGGTTTTTTTTGGTACCTCGTCCCACCTCACACTGAGCCACCACGAACCGAAAAAACCGCGTACCGAAGCGCCCACCCACCCCACGCATTCCAGGGACTAACCTCCGATCGTACCAAAGACAATCCAGCAAAAAAAACCTACGAAAATTAACCAGCGAAAAAAAAATCTAATGGAGGAGTTGGTAGTCCGGTACGGTTTATTTTCAACACTTTCCTAATGACAAAAGATCACAGATCTAActttcctaccttagccaaatcaacgaatctctctcattaatgcaatttgctttaggaaacaaataatagattctttcctaccttagccaaatcaacgaatctctctcattaatgcaatttgttttaggaaacaaataatagattctttcctaccttagccaaatcaacgaatctctctcattaatgcaatttgttttaggaaacaaaaaatagattctttcctaccttagacaaatcaacggatctctctcattaatgcaatttgctttaggaaacaaataatagattctttCCTACATTAGCCAAATTAACAGATCTCTTCcattaatgcaatttgctttagcaaacaaataatagattctttcctaccttagccaaatcaacggATCTCTCTCATTACTACAATTtgctttaggaaacaaataatagatttttaggaaacaaataatcTCTAATCTCTAATATCTATCTCTAATTctctaataataataataataataataataataataataataataataataataataatacctAAAAGAAACGCAGCGTTCCGTTTCCCGTCTTACTTCGTCGAGCCTCCCTCCCGTGCGTTGTTGGTTTTTCCTGCGTACGTTCCACCCCAAACGTGATTCGTTCTTCTTAATTACGTGGTCCCACCCCCATGCGATCCGGCGAAAGAACCAGCAAAACCGTCATATACCCACGCACGCAAGCAATGAAAAATCCACGCAAGCCGTCTCTCCTCCTCCCTGTTCAAACCCTAGTCGCCCCTTCCTAGTTTACGCCGCTAGCGAGTAGCGCGTAGCACAGGCACCAGTGCGGCCCTTCCGCGGCCCCCCTTGACCTCGCAATGAAACAACTCGTCGGCATCGACGACGAGCCGGTGCGTCCGGTGTTGATTCCCGTGGATGGGTCAAGCAAGACAGGGGGCGGTGGATCCGGGACATAGCCATGAAGTCTGCTTCGATGCATGCCCAGTATTGTCTCAAGTGCATGGGTCGATCCTGGACGGCGGGCGATGGATCAAGGACGTACATAGCAGCTTTCACCTACGCAAACGGCTGACTACTCAACCTCGTCTCGGCAGTGACAGTGGCCAGGTCTGGTTAGCTACCATTTATCTTTAATACATGCCATGAAAGACGATCAAGAGGAGTAATCATAAGCAGCGAGGTGTTCCAGGGCTACGAGCGCCAGTACTGCGACTCTGCGTCTGCGAGGTCTTCGCCAAGATCGCCACCCTCTCTTCTCGTGCCTATTTATATTCGTTGTTGTTGGTTTCATCTTACATGGTGAGATCTAAGCAGACAAGATGAAGTAGAGGCTCTCTGAGATCCAGTCCGACGTGCAGGATACTGAATCGCTGGTAAATACTAGATTGTGTTTTATGATTTGATCATCCATTCCGCTGCCTTACATACTGCCTTTGGGACACTATAAGAACTAGGCATGTGATTTTGGCAGGTGGAGGCTTCATTTTGGATGTAGGTGAATGTGTGATTTCTGGAAGCTTTGTATATTAACTTCATGATCTGCTCTTGATTTCCTTCTTGGGGACTAGATTTGAAGATTTGCCAGCTACACCATCTAAAAATCAGGCTGCTGATCCGGGTACATTGCTACTCGGCCTTGCGTTCAATTGAAGTTTTCTGAGATCAACTCTTCTGAAACTTCAAAAGGAGTAGTCCTCGTATTTTGAGGTTGCTACTTGTACATTGTTCATCTTTCTGTCAATTTTGTTCCATTATTTTGCACTCTATCTGCCAATTTGATTGCATGGTATAGGGTGCGATGGTGGCGTGGGCACCGCACGGGGTAGGAGCAGTGCCCTGCACATGCCAGCCCATGCCAGGAGCTAGCATCGCGCCAACGCCTCCATGAACGCCGCCATGACGCGTTGCATAGTGTCATTGTCGGGTGTGGCCCCCCAACATCGCGATGTATGCTCAAGCATGTCGTTTGTGGCTTCAAGCCGCCTGGTGGCCACCGTGGCATCGTGGCTAAACAAGAGGTTGGTGATGAAGAGTCTGCGCTCGTCCATGCAGATATGGTGGAGCATCCACGACGATGTGGATGCGGCTGCAGTCGTGGCCGGATGGAGAAGCCTTAGGTCCTGGTAGATTATCTACTGATGGCATAGTCCTCCAGAGCTACAATAGCCAGAAAGATGCCTTGACGTGGGGAAGCCTCGTTGCTGGAAGCGCCATCAGTGATCTGATTTGAAGAGTCCAACAAGAGGTCAATGGAATTCTCATCTCCAATATGTTCGCATTCTAACATGTCCTTGTTGATTCAGCTATTACATTGTGTCACAGTTCACTTGTTTTTCACCTTTTTCGTACTACTATACACTGGAATGTCCATGTTTGCTAATTTGCAGATTGAATTGTTCTGATAAAATATGCTAATATATGTCACTTCTTTCTGAAAGGCATCCGGAACTCTTAACTGCATTGCTCCGGTGATAACTTTTTCTTATTGTTGCCATTTTGTGTTCCAGTCAAGATTTTCTTCTTTCACAGACATTAGAAGTCTAGAACTGGGATAAAAATAAATAAAGTTTGGAATAAGCTAGAATCTTAATAATCTCCAATATCTGCTCCACATGTGTGGAATCAATCATCCATATATATATACTCGGATTGATGCAGCCATGCCCAATAAGAATCTTCATGTAAATAAATCGAAGGATTCTCTACTGATGAATAGGGAGCTGCACCAGACATCATATGGTCTTTTCATTTTCGTGGTAAGACTGGACTGACCTCAAGACTTAAGTATCTCGGAACCATGCTTTTCCTGCGTAGGTTTCAAACATGCTATTACATGGTCTATTAAGTGCGTGTGAAGATTCTTGAATTTACCCTGACATTATGGAACCTTTGTGCTGAAACAATTAAATATGTTAATCTATAATGATAGCAATGAAGACACGCAGTTCTGTTATCAGTACAGTGCAGATGGTCATGTGGCCATTATGGCCTATCTTCAGTATTGTGGTTAACATTGACAGGATTAATGTAATCTTTGAAACGACATGTTCCATTTTCCCTATGTATTTTTTTGTTCAGATGCCCTACTACTGTTTTATTGACTGCAGGCGATCTATTTTGTATGGTATGATTTTGTTTGTTGGAGAGATACTAGCTGCCCCTTTTCCACCTGTTAGTAAGTTTTGTAGCAGACTTCTTAATTGCTATTATAGACGTTCTAAGGTAGACATGGTATTTTTAGTTAGACTGATTTCTTGTATTTTATCCACTGTTATAGGAGTTTATTACCTTTGTTTTTTGATCGAAAATTAAAATGTGCATGCATTGTCAAAGTTTGTGAAGTAGAATTAATAACCTTCTGGTTATTGATCAATATATATACTACCTCCATTTCAGTTTACAAGTCTTATGCGTATACCTAGGTTACCAATTTTATCACCTTAAGATAAATTATATAACATAAAAGTTATACGGTTTGAAAATAGAACATCTGAAGTTTATATTGTTATATTTTTTATACtatatgacttgtattaggttggtcaaattgaCGACCTAGGGGCACGCGCACGCCCTGTAAACTGAGAGAGAGGTAGTATTTTGGATGTCCCATAGTAACGCAAGGGCATTCAGCTATCCTTGAAAAAAAAGAACTGTCAAACCGCTTAAGAACCTGCCAGGTCAAGCCTCTCCCTCCGCTGTTTGGCACTGCCTACCCCCTCTCCCCCGAATACCGCGACATGGAAGATCCGGTCCATCGAGAGAGACCGATGTTGTCGACCATTGATGTCGCATGGGAGATCTGCGACAGTGGAAACATGCTCCCCTTCGCGCCAACGGCGCCTCGAGGTCACTAACACGAGTGACCCAGCGATTCGCCGCTGCCATCCCGAGCTACTTTGCCAACGTCGTGGGAATGGGCTATTGGCCTTCCAGATACTCGACCGCCGGGCTTATCGAATTGGGCCGCCACGGTGCTGCTGGCCGCCGCCGGTTTCACTATAGATGCATCATGTGCCGTCGGCCATGCCAGCATCGCCGCCTATGTTTCCCAAATCAGTTACCCGTATGGTCCATGCATACCCGGAGACGTTGGTGTGTTCACACTTCTCATGGAACTTTGTATTAGCCTGATAGTGTTGGGATCTCGAAATTTTGCTGTAGGTGAAGAAGGGATTCCTATCTCGAAATTCTGCTGTAGGTGAAGCGCCTCCTGTAGGCCATGGAGATGACCAGGGATGCATTGGGAGGCGGGCGACGTAAAGCGCTGGAAAGGAGTATTGTATTATGTATGGTCCTTCTTCGCTTTTTAAAAGGTTGTATAGTCGTTTTGATACATAAGATATAATTTCAGGTTCTACATACACATTGGTTTGAgatgttttcattttttttatcATTTCAATGAATAATGCAATCTGGATTTGTTTTATCATGCCAATTTGAGGCATTCTGTATGGGCTGGTTGGAGGAATATTATTTTTTGACGCACTATGTGTGAACATGTTGAAGGGGCATGACCATCAACGAGCTTGTGGAAGAAGTTTGAATGTGAGTAGCTCCTATCTTTTGTGTACTTAT
Coding sequences within it:
- the LOC125535321 gene encoding putative cysteine-rich receptor-like protein kinase 9, with translation MALPDHQCLLLLLVAAMTAFCAAGSSKDITGGYFEYDCPVNTGPSTTRGTAFDDNLRSLMAALPSAAAPTGFASLRSGRGHAFATARGLCFGDSPPPESCRDCLSQSAGIVLDACDGNRSAAVWTDGCFLAYTDGNATAAEANDVFYGASPSSNDVSCDAEEVVPLARSLVPRAANDSSGRMLATANTTCQTNGGSDTVHALAQCPRDVAPADCALCLDKSARTLPDSLQWSRGIPVSASSLHRYNCTMRFERSPLAPPMGRGARIRKKVKDNIVVVIVGAVAIVAMISVAAFVLVKRKVNKAQAARQLNSEVGHI